A section of the Acidobacterium capsulatum ATCC 51196 genome encodes:
- a CDS encoding LacI family DNA-binding transcriptional regulator — protein MPRKSTRATTEADQQNKRMDIRTIARVANVSIATVSRTINHVPTVNPKIAKRVWEVIEELNYFPNTQARALVSGRSKIFGLIISEITNPFFPELIQGFEDVAIESGYEILVSSTNYDPKRMAQCIRRMLERKVEGVAVMTFGIEEPLLDQLAQRNIPLVFIDVGPPSPGVSLLKVDYQHGIRQGVQHLAALGHRKISFITGPLRLHSAQSRLAAFTKSLKECGITPHPEWIVEGDHTLEGGVAAAEKLLAFDESPTAIMCSNDMTAIGVLHHMYRANLRVPDDMSVMGFDNIHIAEVTTPPLTTIQMSRFELARAAVTALRAQVESASSLAPQREYKIATELVVRESTGFPKGTLPQVPKRPRKSKA, from the coding sequence ATGCCGAGAAAGTCAACCAGGGCTACAACGGAAGCGGACCAGCAGAACAAGCGGATGGATATTCGCACCATCGCGCGGGTTGCCAACGTCTCCATCGCCACGGTTTCCCGCACGATCAATCATGTGCCCACGGTCAACCCCAAGATCGCCAAGCGCGTCTGGGAAGTGATCGAGGAGCTGAATTACTTTCCAAACACGCAGGCGCGGGCGCTGGTCTCAGGCCGCAGCAAAATCTTTGGCCTCATCATCTCTGAGATCACCAATCCCTTCTTCCCTGAGCTGATTCAGGGCTTTGAAGATGTCGCTATCGAGAGCGGTTACGAGATTCTGGTCAGCTCGACCAACTATGACCCCAAGCGCATGGCGCAGTGCATTCGCCGCATGCTGGAGCGCAAGGTCGAGGGCGTGGCCGTGATGACCTTCGGCATTGAAGAGCCGCTGCTCGATCAACTGGCGCAGCGCAACATTCCGCTGGTGTTCATTGATGTGGGTCCGCCCAGCCCGGGAGTCTCGCTGCTGAAGGTGGATTATCAGCACGGCATCCGGCAGGGTGTGCAGCATCTGGCGGCGCTGGGGCACCGCAAAATCTCGTTCATCACGGGCCCGTTGCGCCTGCACTCGGCGCAGTCGCGCCTCGCGGCCTTTACCAAATCGCTCAAAGAGTGCGGCATCACGCCGCATCCGGAGTGGATTGTGGAAGGCGACCACACGCTTGAGGGCGGCGTCGCGGCGGCTGAAAAGCTGCTGGCCTTTGACGAGAGCCCCACGGCGATCATGTGCTCGAACGATATGACGGCGATCGGCGTGCTGCATCACATGTACCGCGCCAATCTGCGCGTGCCCGACGATATGTCGGTGATGGGCTTTGACAACATTCACATCGCCGAGGTCACCACGCCTCCGTTGACGACCATTCAGATGTCGCGCTTTGAACTGGCGCGCGCGGCCGTCACTGCGCTGCGAGCGCAGGTGGAGAGCGCCTCGTCGCTTGCTCCGCAAAGAGAGTACAAGATTGCGACCGAGCTGGTGGTGCGCGAGTCCACCGGCTTTCCTAAGGGCACACTGCCGCAGGTGCCGAAGCGTCCGCGAAAGAGCAAGGCCTGA
- a CDS encoding aldose 1-epimerase codes for MSRSYRLLSLAAAALIAVTGCQKKSSTAASASPSAKPATASTAQPTEVNGEPVVHLKRQQSGDQPQFLGATILPGHGMNVFQIKAYFPGLGVFHVLHAPSLAVANTQYYGTASDAYGDDSFAFGGAFLVPYPNRILGPLSPDGKTITTYWRGHKLVLPANWHNSAHPDQDKHAMHGLILKEQARNVQVQKTANGETLTADMKDAFGGQWLSKTDLHFQIALTADAVDAQITAKNVGKQDEPISMAWHPYLNIPSGQHAQTRLYVPADMHTEVNNYQDVFPTGKSTPVKGTRFDFNVPGGRPLDEGYLDDNWSNIHRKDGKVVVSIMDPASNYGISEIGFSPQIRTIQVYSPPKAKFAVVEEQFNFADPFGKEWHGRNTGMVTLKPGQSVTWHVQLKMFELNAKKK; via the coding sequence ATGTCCCGTTCCTACCGCCTGCTGTCTCTGGCCGCGGCCGCGCTGATTGCCGTCACCGGCTGCCAGAAAAAGTCCTCCACTGCAGCTTCCGCGAGTCCTTCGGCGAAGCCTGCCACGGCTTCCACGGCACAACCGACCGAAGTCAATGGCGAACCGGTCGTACATCTCAAGCGACAGCAGAGTGGCGACCAGCCGCAGTTTCTTGGCGCCACCATTCTTCCCGGCCACGGAATGAATGTCTTCCAGATCAAGGCTTACTTTCCGGGACTGGGTGTCTTTCATGTGCTGCATGCGCCGTCTTTGGCCGTAGCGAACACGCAGTACTACGGCACAGCAAGCGATGCTTATGGGGATGACAGCTTTGCGTTCGGCGGCGCCTTCCTGGTGCCTTATCCGAACCGCATTCTTGGGCCGCTCTCGCCCGACGGCAAGACCATCACCACCTACTGGCGCGGCCACAAGCTGGTGCTGCCGGCCAACTGGCACAACAGCGCTCATCCTGACCAGGACAAGCATGCGATGCACGGCCTCATTCTCAAAGAGCAGGCCCGCAACGTGCAGGTGCAGAAGACCGCCAATGGCGAAACGCTGACTGCGGACATGAAGGATGCTTTTGGCGGCCAGTGGCTCTCAAAGACCGATCTGCACTTTCAGATTGCTTTGACCGCCGATGCCGTCGATGCGCAGATCACGGCGAAAAATGTTGGCAAGCAAGACGAGCCCATCTCGATGGCCTGGCACCCGTATCTGAACATTCCCAGCGGGCAGCATGCGCAAACGCGGCTCTATGTGCCGGCGGACATGCACACCGAGGTGAACAACTATCAGGATGTCTTCCCGACCGGAAAGAGCACGCCGGTGAAGGGAACTCGTTTTGACTTCAATGTGCCGGGCGGACGCCCGCTCGACGAGGGCTATCTCGACGACAACTGGTCCAACATTCATCGCAAGGATGGCAAGGTGGTGGTTTCCATCATGGACCCGGCCTCGAACTACGGCATCAGCGAGATTGGCTTCTCGCCGCAGATTCGCACCATCCAGGTCTATTCGCCGCCGAAGGCGAAGTTTGCCGTCGTCGAAGAGCAGTTCAACTTTGCCGATCCCTTTGGCAAGGAGTGGCATGGCCGGAACACCGGCATGGTGACGCTCAAGCCGGGGCAGTCCGTCACCTGGCATGTGCAGCTCAAGATGTTTGAGCTGAACGCAAAGAAGAAATAG
- the tdh gene encoding L-threonine 3-dehydrogenase has translation MRALVKSRAERGLWLEDVPVPEIGINDVLIRVHRTGICGTDVHIYNWDEWAQQTIPVPMAIGHEFVGEIAAIGSNVNDFKVGDLVSGEGHVVCGRCRNCLAGRRHLCAATLGVGVNRPGAFAEYISLPMTNIWRHNPGMSEEIAAIFDPFGNAVHTALTFPVLGEDVLITGAGPIGLMTIPIVRHAGARHVVVTDLNPFRLELARSMGATLAIDPTKTPVAEAQKQLGMQEGFDVGLEMSGSRAGFVEMIENMCHGGKIAMLGIPAKPMEIDWRKVIFNMITIKGIYGREMYETWYKMSVLVDSGVDISPVITHRYSHKEFEKGFAAMMSGETGKVILDWTDV, from the coding sequence ATGCGAGCGTTAGTCAAGAGCCGCGCCGAGCGCGGATTGTGGCTGGAAGATGTGCCGGTTCCTGAGATTGGCATCAACGATGTGCTCATCCGCGTGCATCGCACCGGCATCTGCGGCACCGATGTACATATTTATAACTGGGATGAGTGGGCGCAGCAGACCATCCCCGTGCCCATGGCGATCGGCCATGAGTTCGTGGGCGAGATTGCGGCCATTGGCTCGAACGTCAACGACTTCAAGGTAGGGGACCTGGTCTCGGGTGAGGGGCATGTGGTGTGTGGGCGCTGCCGCAACTGCCTGGCGGGCCGCCGTCATCTCTGCGCCGCGACGCTGGGCGTAGGCGTCAACCGGCCGGGCGCGTTTGCAGAATATATTTCGCTGCCCATGACCAACATCTGGCGGCACAATCCCGGCATGTCGGAAGAGATTGCTGCCATTTTTGATCCCTTTGGCAATGCTGTGCATACGGCGCTCACGTTTCCTGTGCTGGGCGAAGACGTGCTCATCACCGGCGCCGGGCCGATCGGCCTGATGACGATCCCCATCGTGCGCCATGCCGGAGCACGGCATGTGGTCGTGACCGATCTGAATCCCTTCCGGCTGGAACTGGCGCGCTCCATGGGCGCCACGCTGGCCATTGATCCCACGAAGACGCCGGTGGCCGAGGCGCAAAAGCAACTCGGCATGCAGGAGGGCTTCGACGTGGGGCTTGAGATGTCGGGCAGCCGCGCCGGCTTTGTGGAGATGATTGAGAACATGTGCCATGGCGGCAAGATTGCCATGCTCGGCATTCCGGCCAAGCCCATGGAGATTGACTGGCGCAAGGTGATCTTCAACATGATCACCATCAAGGGCATCTATGGTCGCGAGATGTATGAGACCTGGTACAAGATGTCAGTGCTGGTGGACTCGGGCGTCGATATTTCGCCCGTGATCACGCACCGCTATTCGCACAAGGAGTTTGAGAAGGGATTTGCCGCGATGATGAGCGGCGAGACCGGCAAGGTCATTCTCGACTGGACTGACGTGTAA
- a CDS encoding TonB-dependent receptor, which translates to MRNLLLRFLVVLILMVAATLSAQASILTPVHGVVHDPSHRPIRGARVTLKAANSALQFAQATGADGIFHFASVPVGVYIITVKASGFATRQQEVTVTANSQPVLHFALTVATVQQSTTVHAEASALSPDSMTPTTLISRKTIAQTPGASRTNSLAMITDYVPGAYVVHDMLHMRGGHQLSWLIDGVEIPNTNIASNIGPAIDPKDIDYLDVERGSYEADLGDRTYGMMDIVPRTGFEYNRAGQLVLSAGNYGQTNDQISLGNHTERFAWYLSVNGNRSSYGLMPPVAHPYHDAENGYGGFNSIIYNPNPKNQLRVVSQLRTDYYQIPYDPNPSDYENQLDPTSQLRDGEHETDGLIALTWAHSFDSLTTLNVSPFYHYNRANYQPGKNDAPAATSSDQTGNYAGLQASIATVIAKNSLKAGLYSYVQHENDFFGSTFADGTPAVAQRNRVTGGIAEFYAEDSYKPSQWVTFFGGVRESYFSADVTENYVYPRVGLAVEIPRLHWIFRAFYGRFYQPPPLTSVSGPLLQYAQASNTSFVPLHGERDEEHQFGVTIPLRGWTLSADTFETRANNFLDHSNIGESSIFIPVTIDGALVQAWELTLRSPQMWKYGQVHLAYSNQLAQQRGAITGGLICYPPNSPDCAASQAYTPLDHDQRNTLNAGYNAHLPSQSYASINVYYGSGFSNGVQTAQYPGNYLPQHTTIDLAAGKHFGSKYEASITALNVDDSRVLLDNSLTFGGFHYNAPPEVYGEVRYNFHF; encoded by the coding sequence ATGCGCAACCTACTGTTACGTTTTCTCGTTGTTCTGATTCTCATGGTGGCAGCAACGCTCTCAGCTCAGGCCTCGATACTCACTCCTGTCCATGGGGTCGTGCATGATCCCTCACATCGGCCCATCCGTGGGGCGCGCGTCACATTGAAAGCAGCGAACTCGGCGCTGCAATTCGCCCAAGCAACAGGAGCGGATGGCATCTTTCACTTTGCCAGCGTGCCGGTGGGCGTTTACATCATCACGGTGAAGGCATCGGGCTTTGCCACGCGGCAGCAAGAGGTCACAGTCACTGCAAACAGTCAGCCCGTCCTGCACTTTGCCCTGACTGTTGCCACTGTCCAGCAATCCACCACCGTGCATGCTGAGGCCTCGGCGTTGAGTCCGGACTCGATGACGCCCACCACGCTCATCAGCCGCAAGACCATTGCGCAAACGCCCGGTGCAAGCCGCACCAACAGCCTGGCCATGATCACAGACTACGTGCCCGGCGCCTATGTGGTGCATGACATGCTGCACATGCGCGGTGGCCATCAATTGAGCTGGCTCATCGACGGCGTGGAGATTCCCAATACCAACATTGCCAGCAACATTGGGCCCGCCATCGATCCGAAAGACATTGACTACCTCGATGTAGAAAGAGGCAGCTATGAGGCCGATCTGGGTGACCGCACCTACGGCATGATGGACATCGTGCCGCGCACTGGCTTCGAGTACAACCGCGCGGGGCAACTCGTGTTGAGCGCCGGCAATTATGGCCAGACGAACGATCAGATCAGCCTGGGCAACCATACCGAACGTTTTGCCTGGTATCTGAGTGTCAATGGCAACCGCAGCAGTTACGGACTCATGCCGCCTGTCGCTCACCCCTACCATGATGCTGAAAACGGCTACGGAGGATTCAACTCGATCATCTACAACCCGAACCCAAAGAATCAGCTTCGCGTCGTCTCTCAACTTCGTACCGACTATTATCAGATTCCCTACGATCCCAACCCTAGTGACTACGAGAATCAGTTAGACCCGACCAGCCAGCTTCGCGATGGTGAGCATGAGACCGACGGCCTCATTGCGCTCACCTGGGCACATAGCTTCGATTCGCTGACCACTCTGAACGTGTCGCCCTTCTACCACTACAACCGCGCCAACTATCAACCGGGAAAGAACGATGCCCCCGCCGCTACAAGCTCTGACCAGACCGGCAACTATGCTGGACTGCAGGCATCCATCGCCACGGTGATTGCAAAGAACTCGCTCAAGGCCGGGCTCTACAGCTATGTACAGCATGAGAATGACTTCTTCGGCTCCACTTTCGCCGACGGCACACCGGCTGTGGCACAACGCAACCGCGTCACCGGCGGCATTGCGGAGTTTTATGCCGAAGACAGTTACAAACCCTCGCAATGGGTCACCTTCTTCGGCGGAGTGCGCGAGTCTTATTTCAGTGCGGACGTCACAGAGAACTATGTGTATCCCCGCGTGGGCTTGGCCGTCGAAATCCCTCGCCTGCACTGGATATTCCGCGCATTCTACGGGCGCTTTTACCAGCCGCCGCCGCTCACCAGCGTCTCTGGCCCGCTGCTTCAGTACGCGCAGGCCAGCAACACCAGCTTTGTGCCTCTGCATGGTGAGCGCGACGAAGAGCATCAGTTTGGTGTGACAATTCCCTTGCGGGGATGGACGCTCTCAGCAGACACCTTTGAGACGCGCGCCAACAACTTTCTGGATCACAGCAACATTGGCGAATCGAGCATCTTCATTCCCGTCACCATCGACGGCGCACTAGTGCAGGCGTGGGAGCTAACGTTGCGCTCGCCGCAAATGTGGAAGTACGGGCAGGTGCATCTGGCCTACTCCAATCAGCTTGCGCAGCAACGGGGGGCCATCACCGGAGGGCTGATCTGCTATCCGCCCAACTCGCCCGATTGTGCTGCGTCGCAGGCCTACACGCCGCTTGACCACGACCAGCGCAACACGCTCAACGCTGGCTACAATGCGCACCTGCCCAGCCAGAGCTACGCGTCGATCAATGTGTATTACGGATCAGGTTTTTCAAATGGCGTGCAGACTGCACAGTATCCGGGAAACTATCTGCCGCAGCACACGACCATCGACCTGGCGGCCGGCAAGCACTTCGGCAGCAAGTATGAAGCAAGCATCACGGCGCTGAATGTTGACGATAGCCGCGTGCTGCTCGACAACAGTCTGACCTTTGGCGGCTTCCACTACAACGCGCCACCTGAGGTCTATGGAGAAGTCCGCTACAACTTCCACTTCTAG
- a CDS encoding VWA domain-containing protein, protein MFPSLRYTLWITLAALGLLLPLRAQTGVREEPQNAVITVPVVVHGKHGELLPLLTAEDFTLTDNTHPQTIQSFAPDTSLPLTVGLLFETGPGQSSALHEKVHASKQFLNSLLSAHASGSAPRVFVVQFNRDVDLLEDPSASASKAQQALSQVGVAQFHGDSNADSTANKGRHAKASGAALYDAIYLATHNVLNTTAGRKVIVVLSDGIDQGSKTTLNGAVEAAQRAGVAVYAIYFKGGRPPVEFRPSNRTNGNRGGYSGNYPGGYPGTYPGGYPGGGTDNPMPAPSGERRVDGRKMLEDICNRTGGEMFDSRRQGLPRIFARVMQQLNEADMLQYTRTQTATEPGFHHIRLKPKQKDVTIQMTEGYWLGDE, encoded by the coding sequence ATGTTTCCTTCTCTGCGATATACGCTGTGGATCACGCTCGCCGCACTGGGACTTCTATTGCCCTTGCGAGCGCAGACCGGAGTGCGGGAGGAGCCTCAAAATGCTGTCATTACTGTGCCCGTGGTGGTGCATGGCAAGCATGGAGAACTGCTGCCACTGCTGACAGCAGAGGACTTCACGCTGACCGACAATACGCATCCCCAGACCATTCAATCCTTCGCGCCTGACACCAGCCTGCCGCTCACGGTTGGCCTCCTGTTCGAGACAGGCCCCGGGCAGAGCAGCGCACTTCATGAAAAAGTGCATGCGAGCAAACAATTTCTAAATAGCCTGCTGAGCGCGCATGCATCCGGCAGCGCACCTAGGGTGTTTGTAGTTCAATTCAACCGCGACGTTGATCTGCTCGAAGACCCATCTGCCAGCGCGAGCAAGGCGCAGCAGGCGCTTTCGCAGGTGGGTGTGGCACAGTTCCATGGCGACAGTAACGCAGACTCGACCGCGAACAAGGGGCGTCACGCCAAAGCCTCAGGCGCTGCGCTCTATGATGCGATTTATCTCGCAACCCACAACGTCCTCAATACCACAGCCGGAAGAAAAGTCATCGTGGTGCTGAGCGACGGCATTGACCAGGGCAGCAAGACCACGCTGAATGGCGCAGTGGAAGCCGCACAAAGGGCAGGCGTGGCCGTCTACGCCATCTACTTCAAAGGCGGCCGCCCGCCGGTGGAGTTCCGTCCATCGAACAGAACAAACGGCAATCGCGGCGGCTATTCCGGGAATTATCCGGGAGGATATCCGGGCACCTATCCCGGTGGATATCCAGGGGGTGGCACAGACAATCCGATGCCTGCGCCATCTGGCGAGCGGCGCGTCGACGGCAGAAAAATGCTCGAGGATATTTGCAATCGCACCGGCGGTGAAATGTTTGATAGCCGCAGGCAAGGCTTGCCGCGCATTTTCGCAAGAGTGATGCAGCAACTGAATGAGGCAGACATGCTGCAATACACGCGCACGCAGACAGCCACGGAGCCGGGCTTTCATCACATCCGGCTCAAGCCGAAACAAAAAGACGTGACGATACAAATGACAGAAGGCTACTGGCTCGGCGACGAATAG
- a CDS encoding ferritin-like domain-containing protein, translating into MKKLDELLERRSVSRRKFLAGIGVSAGVAAAGIAGCSSGNSMANNMTNNTTNSGGGGGTSSSITDADIFNFALNLEYLEAEFYLRAAYGMGLSSSDIGANPGNVTGGSQVNFQSSAVKAYALEIANDEQTHVQFLRKQLGSAAVDRPAIDFTNAFNAAASAAGIGSTFDPFSSDDNFLLGAFVFEDVGVTAYHGAATLLSSSANLAAAAGILGTEAYHAGEIRTLIAQVGGSVLTAATQIQALRATAGGGAETTLSASTIVNADSSSISYDRTTDQVMHIVYLSPSAGVVSKGGFFPNGLNGTISATAS; encoded by the coding sequence GTGAAGAAGCTCGATGAGCTGCTTGAGCGAAGGAGCGTTTCGCGCCGCAAATTTCTAGCGGGAATCGGCGTGAGCGCAGGGGTTGCCGCAGCAGGAATTGCTGGCTGCAGCAGCGGAAACAGCATGGCCAACAATATGACCAATAACACGACGAACAGCGGTGGCGGAGGCGGCACCAGTTCATCGATCACGGATGCTGATATCTTCAACTTTGCGTTGAACCTTGAATATCTCGAAGCAGAGTTTTATCTGCGCGCGGCCTATGGCATGGGGCTTTCTTCCTCTGACATCGGCGCAAATCCGGGCAACGTGACAGGCGGCTCACAAGTGAACTTCCAGTCGTCCGCGGTGAAGGCCTACGCGCTTGAAATCGCCAATGACGAGCAGACGCACGTGCAGTTTCTGCGGAAGCAGTTGGGCTCGGCGGCGGTGGATCGTCCAGCCATCGACTTCACGAATGCGTTCAATGCGGCGGCTTCGGCTGCGGGCATTGGCTCGACCTTTGATCCGTTCTCGAGCGATGACAACTTTCTGCTGGGCGCGTTTGTTTTCGAAGACGTAGGTGTCACCGCCTACCACGGCGCGGCAACGCTCCTGAGCAGCTCGGCCAACCTGGCGGCCGCGGCCGGCATTCTGGGGACTGAGGCTTATCACGCGGGCGAGATCCGCACGCTGATTGCGCAGGTCGGCGGCTCGGTGCTTACAGCGGCCACGCAGATTCAGGCCTTGCGCGCCACGGCTGGTGGCGGAGCGGAGACCACGCTCTCAGCGAGCACCATCGTGAATGCAGACTCCAGCTCTATCTCCTATGACCGCACGACCGATCAGGTGATGCACATCGTATACCTGAGTCCTTCGGCGGGAGTGGTCAGCAAGGGTGGATTCTTCCCGAATGGCCTCAACGGCACTATTTCAGCCACGGCTTCCTAA
- a CDS encoding ferritin-like domain-containing protein, with protein MENIDQIDQKELMQAVEERRASRRKAMLLGGAALAGMALTRSAFAQTITDADILNFALNLEFLEAQYYTLATTGTTIDVAAGISTKGGDGSAGGSVTVKANPKVTFSDTFTQDFAMEVAMDEQNHVKFLQTNLSTSAVAMPNIDLMNSFNALAQAAGLGSSFDPFASQTNFLLGAFIFEDVGVTAYQGAAPAISNKTYLDKAVGIHNVEAYHAASIRTRIFQAGSSAMQASQMIAMTRAKLDGSNNDDMGVSVDSNGAATIVDADATARTYARTTSQVLSIVYGGGAAGKGGAFFPSALNGTIK; from the coding sequence ATGGAAAACATCGATCAGATCGATCAGAAAGAGCTCATGCAGGCGGTCGAAGAAAGGCGCGCCTCGCGACGCAAGGCCATGCTGCTGGGCGGCGCCGCACTCGCCGGAATGGCATTGACCCGCAGCGCCTTTGCCCAGACCATCACCGACGCAGACATTCTCAATTTTGCGTTGAACCTCGAATTTCTCGAAGCGCAGTACTACACGCTGGCCACCACCGGAACGACCATTGACGTGGCGGCTGGCATCTCCACCAAGGGCGGTGATGGCTCGGCCGGCGGAAGCGTCACGGTGAAGGCAAATCCAAAAGTAACTTTCTCTGATACCTTTACGCAGGACTTCGCGATGGAAGTGGCGATGGATGAGCAGAACCACGTGAAGTTTTTGCAGACCAACCTCAGCACCTCCGCTGTCGCTATGCCCAACATCGATCTGATGAACAGCTTCAATGCGCTGGCACAGGCTGCGGGGCTGGGATCGAGCTTTGATCCCTTCGCGAGCCAGACTAACTTCCTGCTGGGTGCGTTCATCTTTGAAGACGTCGGCGTCACGGCCTATCAGGGCGCGGCTCCGGCAATCTCAAACAAGACTTATCTCGACAAGGCCGTGGGCATTCACAATGTGGAGGCCTATCACGCGGCCAGCATCCGCACGCGCATCTTCCAGGCTGGCTCGAGTGCGATGCAGGCTTCGCAGATGATCGCGATGACGCGCGCCAAACTCGACGGTTCCAACAACGACGACATGGGCGTCAGCGTGGACAGCAACGGTGCGGCGACGATTGTCGATGCCGATGCGACCGCGCGTACCTATGCACGCACCACCTCGCAGGTGCTCTCCATCGTGTACGGCGGGGGAGCGGCCGGCAAGGGCGGAGCATTTTTCCCCAGTGCGCTGAATGGCACCATCAAGTAA
- a CDS encoding PIG-L deacetylase family protein → MTTAARRLLCMTAHPDDESGAFGGALMLASQQGFETTLVCLTDGQAAHFREGAEDNGALGQKRRAELKAACEVLDITRYEVLDYPDGQLAHEKFYELVGDVVARIRRWRPQVVLTFGGDGGVNLHRDHIVVSMATTAAFHWAGRPEFFPEQIGVAFAGERLTPYTPQKLYYSSTPFVSVRARPELNGSPTVPWSLSMELGPLGERKFQAFLQHETQRGVIARVGDSIREHFERERYLLAAAPGLLHIADDAGLFEGIRED, encoded by the coding sequence TTGACCACTGCCGCTCGCCGCCTGCTTTGCATGACGGCCCACCCCGACGACGAAAGCGGCGCCTTTGGCGGCGCCCTCATGCTGGCCAGCCAACAGGGATTTGAAACCACGCTCGTCTGCCTCACCGATGGCCAGGCCGCGCATTTTCGCGAAGGCGCAGAGGACAATGGGGCGCTCGGACAAAAGCGCCGCGCCGAGTTGAAGGCTGCCTGCGAGGTGCTCGACATCACGCGCTACGAGGTGCTCGACTATCCTGACGGCCAACTGGCGCATGAAAAGTTCTACGAGCTGGTGGGCGATGTGGTGGCGCGCATCCGGCGCTGGCGGCCGCAGGTGGTGCTCACCTTTGGCGGCGATGGCGGCGTCAACCTGCATCGCGACCACATCGTGGTCTCCATGGCCACAACGGCGGCTTTTCACTGGGCTGGACGGCCTGAGTTTTTTCCCGAGCAGATTGGAGTCGCCTTCGCCGGCGAGCGGTTAACGCCTTATACGCCGCAAAAGCTCTACTACAGCAGCACCCCGTTTGTTTCCGTGCGCGCACGCCCTGAGCTGAATGGCTCGCCCACCGTGCCGTGGTCGTTGTCCATGGAACTGGGCCCGCTCGGAGAGCGCAAGTTCCAGGCATTTCTGCAGCATGAGACACAGCGCGGCGTGATTGCAAGGGTGGGCGATAGTATTCGCGAACATTTCGAGCGGGAGCGCTATCTGCTCGCCGCCGCGCCGGGCCTGCTCCACATCGCCGACGATGCGGGGCTCTTTGAGGGCATTCGCGAAGACTGA
- a CDS encoding ribonuclease HII, protein MPPRSASRSVSPATLKQRMLRQLVCGDRYERQARQQGATAIAGVDEVGRGALFGPVVAAAVILPSRIRLEGLRDSKQLRVSDRERLATEVHACAIAVAIAEVDVETIDRINIYQATRLAMLRAVELLQPEPDHLLIDAMRIDHPCAQTSIIYGDSLSLSIAAASVVAKVYRDRLVCELHALYPEYGLDAHKGYGTPRHKAALLQYGPTPLHRKSFAPVTQSELFLNEESSAQESMI, encoded by the coding sequence GTGCCTCCGCGTTCCGCCTCCAGATCTGTTTCGCCCGCGACGCTCAAGCAACGCATGCTGCGCCAACTGGTCTGCGGCGACCGCTATGAGCGCCAGGCGCGGCAGCAGGGCGCAACCGCCATCGCAGGCGTAGATGAAGTCGGACGGGGCGCGCTCTTTGGTCCCGTCGTCGCCGCCGCAGTTATTCTGCCGTCCCGCATTCGGCTCGAGGGCTTGCGCGACTCCAAACAACTGCGTGTCTCTGATCGCGAGCGGCTGGCCACCGAGGTGCATGCCTGCGCCATCGCCGTGGCGATTGCAGAAGTAGATGTGGAGACCATCGACCGCATCAACATCTACCAGGCCACGCGGCTGGCCATGCTGCGCGCAGTGGAGCTGCTGCAACCCGAGCCGGATCACCTGCTCATCGATGCCATGCGCATTGATCACCCCTGCGCGCAAACCAGCATCATTTATGGCGATTCCCTCTCGCTGTCGATCGCCGCGGCCTCGGTGGTCGCAAAAGTCTACCGCGATCGGCTGGTATGCGAGCTGCACGCGCTCTATCCCGAGTATGGACTGGACGCGCACAAAGGCTACGGCACGCCCCGGCACAAGGCCGCGCTACTGCAGTATGGCCCCACTCCGCTGCACCGGAAGAGCTTTGCTCCCGTCACCCAGTCGGAACTGTTTTTGAACGAAGAATCTTCTGCCCAGGAGTCCATGATTTGA
- the rplS gene encoding 50S ribosomal protein L19 — protein MSIHPVMQRLAEKINRTDLPAFVPGDTVRVQVKIKEGEKERLQAFEGVVIARKNGAQGSFTVRKISFGQGVERIFPFNSKVIDSVVKVRSSKVRRAKLFYLRGLRGKAARLKEVERS, from the coding sequence ATGTCTATTCATCCAGTCATGCAACGGCTTGCCGAGAAAATCAATCGTACCGACCTGCCCGCTTTTGTGCCGGGCGATACGGTGCGCGTGCAAGTCAAGATCAAGGAAGGCGAAAAAGAACGCCTTCAGGCCTTTGAGGGCGTTGTGATTGCCCGCAAGAATGGCGCGCAGGGAAGCTTTACCGTCCGCAAGATCAGCTTTGGCCAGGGCGTGGAGCGTATTTTCCCCTTTAACTCAAAGGTCATCGACAGCGTGGTCAAGGTTCGCTCGTCCAAGGTGCGCCGCGCCAAGCTGTTCTACCTGCGCGGACTCCGGGGCAAAGCAGCCCGCCTCAAGGAAGTCGAGCGCAGCTAG
- a CDS encoding DUF2164 domain-containing protein: protein MELDKATRAEAIASIRRYSEANFSEPLAELGAGLLLNFILEEIGPAIYNRAIADAQTRMQQRAADLTGELYAEEFPYWRKVAAGQKKRR, encoded by the coding sequence ATGGAACTCGACAAGGCAACACGCGCCGAGGCGATTGCGTCGATTCGGAGGTACTCTGAGGCTAACTTCTCTGAGCCGCTGGCGGAGCTGGGGGCCGGGCTGCTGCTGAATTTCATTCTGGAAGAGATTGGGCCGGCCATCTACAACCGCGCCATCGCCGACGCCCAGACCAGAATGCAGCAGAGAGCGGCCGATTTGACCGGAGAACTGTACGCCGAAGAGTTCCCATACTGGCGAAAAGTGGCGGCGGGACAGAAGAAACGGCGCTAG